Proteins encoded by one window of Nasonia vitripennis strain AsymCx chromosome 5, Nvit_psr_1.1, whole genome shotgun sequence:
- the LOC100123800 gene encoding liprin-alpha-1 isoform X16, producing MWNMMCDVMPTIVEDSISQRSSQFSGEDANFEHLMVSVLDERDKLMDSLRESQERLQEAESRLQELEKERDALNRQLDANIPQEFSQLTKELTTARESILEKEEEISELKAERNNTRLLLEHLECLVSRHERSLRMTVVKRQAAAQSGVSSEVEVLKALKSLFEHHKALDEKVRERLRVALERNTSLEEELAHTKEELQQYKVSGHAPKSLDDRPKENGQAEDSNQQQQQQQQNKPSPAEHQTTPSTAYQQQNQHEAQRDAPSSRLSNGALDPSDQDSAARVIELQASLDKQSVELSTWQRRVAEMSSRVAELEETLSKTQKDFLKAQDANVKLQRDLRENLAQKEDQEQRIATLEKRSLNAQREAISLHDLKEKLEQELQHKTAQLKFQEEKIAALQAKLELTEQELQQFAKLPEMEEQLKQRMEALTQVRRPNQQAQERHGSAEDRIQRLETQLEEKTAEVIRLNQRLKMNEEHNTRLSSTVDKLLSESNERLQVHLKERMHALEEKNALTQELEKMRKVAEDLQNEKAEIMKELGKARLEIDNVKRQMLQQEIAFNIQQTDALTRSLSPNAVDPGSFSRSASHSSFDTHSLPRRAAKRMEEESKRYTESFGMSPPDHIALGYIARTLAEQEWEKLQQAHVLANVQQAFDVSSDAEGDGDNESLLSCAADVMSPTGHTDAQALALMLQEQLDAINNEIRLIQEEKQSTEARAEELESRVGSLEHMNLLARGRSLERASPPLSGRSTPKSHHSPNRDYLHKYHTAPASMSPAHLHQYAASLASPGQLSESLPASQLQLSGEELHSVSERDSTGGMGSGGSEAASPLTARSLRLERVVQQLTNSQEELRSSQDSLHKNNLACGLPLGQFAGSHQFHMQATMSPATAAAVAAAQKKKGIKSSLGRFFSKKEKIKGKDMSMPGDMGMGVSTPDPDYGEIAAGSVAGTLCNKGDFDRRKKKSMLDTSRHELLTEAMKAGTPFALWNGPTIVAWLELWVGMPAWYVAACRANVKSGAIMSALSDTEIQREIGISNPLHRLKLRLAIQEMVSLTSPSAPKTSRSTLAFGDMNHEWIGNVWLPSLGLPQYRSTFMECLVDARMLDHLTKKDLRGQLRMVDNFHRTSLQYGISCLKRLNYDRQQLEDRRRMAEGANVDVLVWSNDRCIRWIQSIGLKEYANSLLESGVHGALIALDESFDANSFALQLQIPTQNIQARQVLEMEFANLLTVGTERRLDETNSMKS from the exons GAATTCTCTCAGCTGACGAAAGAACTGACGACAGCCCGAGAAAGCATCCtcgagaaggaggaggagatcTCGGAGCTCAAGGCTGAGCGCAACAACACGAGG CTCCTGCTGGAACACCTGGAATGCCTGGTATCGAGGCACGAGAGATCGCTGAGGATGACCGTGGTGAAACGTCAGGCAGCCGCGCAATCGGGAGTCTCCTCCGAAGTCGAAGTGCTCAAAGCCCTCAAGAGCCTCTTTGAGCATCACAAAGCTTTGGACGAGAAG GTGCGCGAAAGATTGCGCGTCGCTCTCGAGAGGAACACGAGTCTGGAGGAGGAACTCGCCCATACCAAAGAAGAG CTTCAGCAGTACAAGGTGAGCGGCCATGCGCCGAAATCCCTGGACGATCGACCTAAGGAAAACGGCCAGGCGGAAGACAGCaaccaacagcagcagcaacagcagcagaatAAG CCGAGTCCAGCCGAGCATCAGACGACGCCGAGCACGGCTTACCAGCAGCAGAATCAGCATGAGGCACAAAGGGACGCGCCGTCCAGCCGACTGAGCAACGGTGCGCTGGACCCGAGTGACCAGGACTCGGCCGCCAGGGTAATTGAGTTACAGGccagcctcgacaagcag AGCGTAGAGCTGAGCACATGGCAACGTCGAGTAGCAGAAATGAGCAGCCGAGTGGCCGAGCTCGAGGAGACGCTGTCCAAGACGCAGAAGGACTTCCTCAAGGCACAAGACGCAAATGTCAAGCTGCAACGCGACCTGCGCGAAAATCTCGCCCAAAAAGAGGACCAAGAGCAGAGGATAGCTACCCTCGAGAAGCGCTCTCTCAACGCACAGCGCGAGGCCATCAGTCTCCATGACCTCAAAGAGAAGCTCGAGCAGGAATTACAGCACAAGACGGCTCAGCTCAAG TTCCAAGAGGAGAAAATAGCAGCTCTTCAGGCGAAACTGGAGCTCACCGAGCAAGAGCTGCAGCAGTTCGCCAAACTGCCCGAGATGGAAGAGCAGCTGAAGCAGAGGATGGAGGCTCTGACGCAGGTGAGGAGGCCCAACCAG CAGGCTCAAGAGAGACACGGAAGTGCGGAGGACCGAATCCAGAGGCTGGAGACGCAGCTGGAGGAGAAGACTGCCGAGGTCATCCGGCTCAATCAGAGACTAAAGATGAACGAGGAACACAACACTAGGCTCAGCTCGACCGTCGATAAACTTCTTTCCG AATCCAACGAGAGGTTACAAGTCCATCTGAAGGAGCGCATGCACGCATTGGAGGAGAAGAACGCTCTGACGCAGGAGCTGGAGAAGATGCGCAAGGTCGCGGAGGACCTGCAGAACGAGAAGGCCGAGATAATGAAGGAGTTGGGCAAGGCGCGACTCGAGATCGACAACGTCAAGCGCCAGATGCTCCAACAAGAGATCGCCTTCAACATCCAGCAGACTGACGCATTGACGAGAAGCCTCTCACCCAATGCCGTCGATCCGGGCTCGTTCTCGCGTAGTGCCAGCCACAGCAGCTTCGACACGCACTCGTTGCCTCGACGGGCCGCCAAAAGGATGGAAGAAGAGTCCAAG CGGTATACCGAAAGCTTTGGAATGTCGCCACCAGATCACATTGCACTG GGCTACATCGCGCGGACTCTTGCGGAGCAAGAGTGGGAAAAACTGCAACAGGCTCATGTCCTGGCGAACGTGCAGCAGGCGTTCGACGTGTCGAGCGATGCCGAGGGTGATGGTGACAACGAGAGTCTGCTCAGCTGCGCCGCCGACGTCATGAGCCCAACTGGGCACACGGATGCTCAGGCTCTTGCCCTTATGCTTCAGGAGCAGCTTGACGCCATCAACAATGAGATCAGGCTTATTCAG GAGGAAAAGCAAAGTACAGAGGCGCGAGCGGAAGAGCTGGAGTCAAGGGTGGGTAGTTTGGAACATATGAATTTATTAGCACGAGGCCGAAGTCTCGAACGTGCTTCTCCTCCACTTAGTGGCAGATCCACCCCAAAATCACATCACAGCCCCAACCGAGACTACTTGCACAAGTACCATACT GCACCAGCGTCAATGTCCCCAGCACATCTTCATCAATACGCCGCGTCTTTGGCTAGTCCGGGTCAACTCTCCGAGTCACTTCCTGCGAGCCAG TTGCAGCTCTCCGGCGAGGAGCTCCACTCGGTCTCGGAGAGGGACAGCACGGGCGGCATGGGCAGCGGTGGAAGCGAGGCGGCCTCGCCCCTCACGGCGAGGTCCCTCAGGCTCGAGCGCGTCGTCCAGCAGCTGACCAACAGTCAGGAAGAGCTCAGAAG CAGCCAGGACAGCCTGCACAAGAACAACCTGGCCTGCGGCCTTCCTCTTGGACAGTTCGCCGGTTCCCATCAGTTCCACATGCAGGCGACCATGAGTCCAGCCACGGCGGCAGCCGTTGCCGCGGCTCAGAAGAAGAAGGGTATCAAGAGCAGCCTCGGCAGGTTCTTCAGCAAGAAGGAGAAG ATCAAGGGCAAGGATATGTCAATGCCTGGTGATATGGGCATGGGAGTCAGTACACCCGACCCCGATTACGGCGAAATCGCAGCAGGTTCAGTAGCTGGAACGCTCTGTAACAAGGGCGATTTCGATCgtagaaaaaagaagag TATGCTCGACACGTCGAGGCACGAGCTGCTGACGGAGGCGATGAAAGCCGGAACGCCGTTCGCTCTGTGGAACGGGCCAACGATAGTCGCCTGGTTGGAGCTCTGGGTGGGAATGCCTGCCTGGTACGTTGCCGCCTGTCGGGCCAACGTTAAGAGCGGTGCTATTATGAGTGCGCTCAGTGATACCGAGATCCAACGCGAGATTGGCATTAG CAATCCATTGCATCGACTGAAATTGAGGCTGGCAATCCAGGAGATGGTCTCGCTGACGAGTCCCTCCGCCCCTAAAACGTCTCGGTCGACTCTGGCTTTCGGCGATATGAACCACGAGTGGATAGGCAATGTTTGGCTGCCGAGCCTTGGTTTACCGCAGTACCGGTCTACTTTCATGGAGTGCCTTGTAGACGCCAGAATGTTGGACCATCTCACCAAGAAAGACCTTCGAGGTCAACTTCGAATGGTGGATAATTTTCATAG AACGAGTTTGCAATACGGTATTTCCTGCCTAAAAAGATTAAATTACGATAGGCAACAATTAGAAGATAGAAGACGAATGGCTGAGGGTGCAAATGTCGATGTACTCGTCTGGAGTAACGACCGATGCATCAGATGGATACAATCAATAGGTTTGAAG GAATATGCAAATAGCCTTCTTGAATCTGGAGTTCACGGTGCCCTTATCGCTCTAGACGAAAGTTTTGATGCTAACAGTTTTGCATTGCAGCTGCAGATACCAACGCAAAATATACAG GCAAGACAAGTTCTGGAGATGGAATTCGCAAATTTATTAACGGTAGGGACCGAAAGGCGACTTGACGAGACTAACAGTATGAAATCTTGA
- the LOC100123800 gene encoding liprin-alpha-1 isoform X4: MWNMMCDVMPTIVEDSISQRSSQFSGEDANFEHLMVSVLDERDKLMDSLRESQERLQEAESRLQELEKERDALNRQLDANIPQEFSQLTKELTTARESILEKEEEISELKAERNNTRLLLEHLECLVSRHERSLRMTVVKRQAAAQSGVSSEVEVLKALKSLFEHHKALDEKVRERLRVALERNTSLEEELAHTKEEQYKVSGHAPKSLDDRPKENGQAEDSNQQQQQQQQNKPSPAEHQTTPSTAYQQQNQHEAQRDAPSSRLSNGALDPSDQDSAARVIELQASLDKQSVELSTWQRRVAEMSSRVAELEETLSKTQKDFLKAQDANVKLQRDLRENLAQKEDQEQRIATLEKRSLNAQREAISLHDLKEKLEQELQHKTAQLKFQEEKIAALQAKLELTEQELQQFAKLPEMEEQLKQRMEALTQVRRPNQQAQERHGSAEDRIQRLETQLEEKTAEVIRLNQRLKMNEEHNTRLSSTVDKLLSESNERLQVHLKERMHALEEKNALTQELEKMRKVAEDLQNEKAEIMKELGKARLEIDNVKRQMLQQEIAFNIQQTDALTRSLSPNAVDPGSFSRSASHSSFDTHSLPRRAAKRMEEESKRYTESFGMSPPDHIALGYIARTLAEQEWEKLQQAHVLANVQQAFDVSSDAEGDGDNESLLSCAADVMSPTGHTDAQALALMLQEQLDAINNEIRLIQEEKQSTEARAEELESRVGSLEHMNLLARGRSLERASPPLSGRSTPKSHHSPNRDYLHKYHTAPASMSPAHLHQYAASLASPGQLSESLPASQLQLSGEELHSVSERDSTGGMGSGGSEAASPLTARSLRLERVVQQLTNSQEELRRRANQSGFPSGGYSMHRHGQPNNGALNSGTPSPLSSRHSSQDSLHKNNLACGLPLGQFAGSHQFHMQATMSPATAAAVAAAQKKKGIKSSLGRFFSKKEKIKGKDMSMPGDMGMGVSTPDPDYGEIAAGSVAGTLCNKGDFDRRKKKSMLDTSRHELLTEAMKAGTPFALWNGPTIVAWLELWVGMPAWYVAACRANVKSGAIMSALSDTEIQREIGISNPLHRLKLRLAIQEMVSLTSPSAPKTSRSTLAFGDMNHEWIGNVWLPSLGLPQYRSTFMECLVDARMLDHLTKKDLRGQLRMVDNFHRTSLQYGISCLKRLNYDRQQLEDRRRMAEGANVDVLVWSNDRCIRWIQSIGLKEYANSLLESGVHGALIALDESFDANSFALQLQIPTQNIQARQVLEMEFANLLTVGTERRLDETNSMKS; the protein is encoded by the exons GAATTCTCTCAGCTGACGAAAGAACTGACGACAGCCCGAGAAAGCATCCtcgagaaggaggaggagatcTCGGAGCTCAAGGCTGAGCGCAACAACACGAGG CTCCTGCTGGAACACCTGGAATGCCTGGTATCGAGGCACGAGAGATCGCTGAGGATGACCGTGGTGAAACGTCAGGCAGCCGCGCAATCGGGAGTCTCCTCCGAAGTCGAAGTGCTCAAAGCCCTCAAGAGCCTCTTTGAGCATCACAAAGCTTTGGACGAGAAG GTGCGCGAAAGATTGCGCGTCGCTCTCGAGAGGAACACGAGTCTGGAGGAGGAACTCGCCCATACCAAAGAAGAG CAGTACAAGGTGAGCGGCCATGCGCCGAAATCCCTGGACGATCGACCTAAGGAAAACGGCCAGGCGGAAGACAGCaaccaacagcagcagcaacagcagcagaatAAG CCGAGTCCAGCCGAGCATCAGACGACGCCGAGCACGGCTTACCAGCAGCAGAATCAGCATGAGGCACAAAGGGACGCGCCGTCCAGCCGACTGAGCAACGGTGCGCTGGACCCGAGTGACCAGGACTCGGCCGCCAGGGTAATTGAGTTACAGGccagcctcgacaagcag AGCGTAGAGCTGAGCACATGGCAACGTCGAGTAGCAGAAATGAGCAGCCGAGTGGCCGAGCTCGAGGAGACGCTGTCCAAGACGCAGAAGGACTTCCTCAAGGCACAAGACGCAAATGTCAAGCTGCAACGCGACCTGCGCGAAAATCTCGCCCAAAAAGAGGACCAAGAGCAGAGGATAGCTACCCTCGAGAAGCGCTCTCTCAACGCACAGCGCGAGGCCATCAGTCTCCATGACCTCAAAGAGAAGCTCGAGCAGGAATTACAGCACAAGACGGCTCAGCTCAAG TTCCAAGAGGAGAAAATAGCAGCTCTTCAGGCGAAACTGGAGCTCACCGAGCAAGAGCTGCAGCAGTTCGCCAAACTGCCCGAGATGGAAGAGCAGCTGAAGCAGAGGATGGAGGCTCTGACGCAGGTGAGGAGGCCCAACCAG CAGGCTCAAGAGAGACACGGAAGTGCGGAGGACCGAATCCAGAGGCTGGAGACGCAGCTGGAGGAGAAGACTGCCGAGGTCATCCGGCTCAATCAGAGACTAAAGATGAACGAGGAACACAACACTAGGCTCAGCTCGACCGTCGATAAACTTCTTTCCG AATCCAACGAGAGGTTACAAGTCCATCTGAAGGAGCGCATGCACGCATTGGAGGAGAAGAACGCTCTGACGCAGGAGCTGGAGAAGATGCGCAAGGTCGCGGAGGACCTGCAGAACGAGAAGGCCGAGATAATGAAGGAGTTGGGCAAGGCGCGACTCGAGATCGACAACGTCAAGCGCCAGATGCTCCAACAAGAGATCGCCTTCAACATCCAGCAGACTGACGCATTGACGAGAAGCCTCTCACCCAATGCCGTCGATCCGGGCTCGTTCTCGCGTAGTGCCAGCCACAGCAGCTTCGACACGCACTCGTTGCCTCGACGGGCCGCCAAAAGGATGGAAGAAGAGTCCAAG CGGTATACCGAAAGCTTTGGAATGTCGCCACCAGATCACATTGCACTG GGCTACATCGCGCGGACTCTTGCGGAGCAAGAGTGGGAAAAACTGCAACAGGCTCATGTCCTGGCGAACGTGCAGCAGGCGTTCGACGTGTCGAGCGATGCCGAGGGTGATGGTGACAACGAGAGTCTGCTCAGCTGCGCCGCCGACGTCATGAGCCCAACTGGGCACACGGATGCTCAGGCTCTTGCCCTTATGCTTCAGGAGCAGCTTGACGCCATCAACAATGAGATCAGGCTTATTCAG GAGGAAAAGCAAAGTACAGAGGCGCGAGCGGAAGAGCTGGAGTCAAGGGTGGGTAGTTTGGAACATATGAATTTATTAGCACGAGGCCGAAGTCTCGAACGTGCTTCTCCTCCACTTAGTGGCAGATCCACCCCAAAATCACATCACAGCCCCAACCGAGACTACTTGCACAAGTACCATACT GCACCAGCGTCAATGTCCCCAGCACATCTTCATCAATACGCCGCGTCTTTGGCTAGTCCGGGTCAACTCTCCGAGTCACTTCCTGCGAGCCAG TTGCAGCTCTCCGGCGAGGAGCTCCACTCGGTCTCGGAGAGGGACAGCACGGGCGGCATGGGCAGCGGTGGAAGCGAGGCGGCCTCGCCCCTCACGGCGAGGTCCCTCAGGCTCGAGCGCGTCGTCCAGCAGCTGACCAACAGTCAGGAAGAGCTCAGAAG ACGTGCCAACCAAAGCGGATTCCCAAGCGGCGGCTACTCCATGCACag GCATGGGCAGCCTAACAACGGGGCACTCAATTCTGGGACTCCGTCCCCATTGTCCTCGCGCCACAGCAGCCAGGACAGCCTGCACAAGAACAACCTGGCCTGCGGCCTTCCTCTTGGACAGTTCGCCGGTTCCCATCAGTTCCACATGCAGGCGACCATGAGTCCAGCCACGGCGGCAGCCGTTGCCGCGGCTCAGAAGAAGAAGGGTATCAAGAGCAGCCTCGGCAGGTTCTTCAGCAAGAAGGAGAAG ATCAAGGGCAAGGATATGTCAATGCCTGGTGATATGGGCATGGGAGTCAGTACACCCGACCCCGATTACGGCGAAATCGCAGCAGGTTCAGTAGCTGGAACGCTCTGTAACAAGGGCGATTTCGATCgtagaaaaaagaagag TATGCTCGACACGTCGAGGCACGAGCTGCTGACGGAGGCGATGAAAGCCGGAACGCCGTTCGCTCTGTGGAACGGGCCAACGATAGTCGCCTGGTTGGAGCTCTGGGTGGGAATGCCTGCCTGGTACGTTGCCGCCTGTCGGGCCAACGTTAAGAGCGGTGCTATTATGAGTGCGCTCAGTGATACCGAGATCCAACGCGAGATTGGCATTAG CAATCCATTGCATCGACTGAAATTGAGGCTGGCAATCCAGGAGATGGTCTCGCTGACGAGTCCCTCCGCCCCTAAAACGTCTCGGTCGACTCTGGCTTTCGGCGATATGAACCACGAGTGGATAGGCAATGTTTGGCTGCCGAGCCTTGGTTTACCGCAGTACCGGTCTACTTTCATGGAGTGCCTTGTAGACGCCAGAATGTTGGACCATCTCACCAAGAAAGACCTTCGAGGTCAACTTCGAATGGTGGATAATTTTCATAG AACGAGTTTGCAATACGGTATTTCCTGCCTAAAAAGATTAAATTACGATAGGCAACAATTAGAAGATAGAAGACGAATGGCTGAGGGTGCAAATGTCGATGTACTCGTCTGGAGTAACGACCGATGCATCAGATGGATACAATCAATAGGTTTGAAG GAATATGCAAATAGCCTTCTTGAATCTGGAGTTCACGGTGCCCTTATCGCTCTAGACGAAAGTTTTGATGCTAACAGTTTTGCATTGCAGCTGCAGATACCAACGCAAAATATACAG GCAAGACAAGTTCTGGAGATGGAATTCGCAAATTTATTAACGGTAGGGACCGAAAGGCGACTTGACGAGACTAACAGTATGAAATCTTGA
- the LOC100123800 gene encoding liprin-alpha-1 isoform X17, with the protein MWNMMCDVMPTIVEDSISQRSSQFSGEDANFEHLMVSVLDERDKLMDSLRESQERLQEAESRLQELEKERDALNRQLDANIPQEFSQLTKELTTARESILEKEEEISELKAERNNTRLLLEHLECLVSRHERSLRMTVVKRQAAAQSGVSSEVEVLKALKSLFEHHKALDEKVRERLRVALERNTSLEEELAHTKEELQQYKVSGHAPKSLDDRPKENGQAEDSNQQQQQQQQNKPSPAEHQTTPSTAYQQQNQHEAQRDAPSSRLSNGALDPSDQDSAARVIELQASLDKQSVELSTWQRRVAEMSSRVAELEETLSKTQKDFLKAQDANVKLQRDLRENLAQKEDQEQRIATLEKRSLNAQREAISLHDLKEKLEQELQHKTAQLKFQEEKIAALQAKLELTEQELQQFAKLPEMEEQLKQRMEALTQVRRPNQQAQERHGSAEDRIQRLETQLEEKTAEVIRLNQRLKMNEEHNTRLSSTVDKLLSESNERLQVHLKERMHALEEKNALTQELEKMRKVAEDLQNEKAEIMKELGKARLEIDNVKRQMLQQEIAFNIQQTDALTRSLSPNAVDPGSFSRSASHSSFDTHSLPRRAAKRMEEESKRYTESFGMSPPDHIALGYIARTLAEQEWEKLQQAHVLANVQQAFDVSSDAEGDGDNESLLSCAADVMSPTGHTDAQALALMLQEQLDAINNEIRLIQEEKQSTEARAEELESRVGSLEHMNLLARGRSLERASPPLSGRSTPKSHHSPNRDYLHKYHTAPASMSPAHLHQYAASLASPGQLSESLPASQLQLSGEELHSVSERDSTGGMGSGGSEAASPLTARSLRLERVVQQLTNSQEELRSQDSLHKNNLACGLPLGQFAGSHQFHMQATMSPATAAAVAAAQKKKGIKSSLGRFFSKKEKIKGKDMSMPGDMGMGVSTPDPDYGEIAAGSVAGTLCNKGDFDRRKKKSMLDTSRHELLTEAMKAGTPFALWNGPTIVAWLELWVGMPAWYVAACRANVKSGAIMSALSDTEIQREIGISNPLHRLKLRLAIQEMVSLTSPSAPKTSRSTLAFGDMNHEWIGNVWLPSLGLPQYRSTFMECLVDARMLDHLTKKDLRGQLRMVDNFHRTSLQYGISCLKRLNYDRQQLEDRRRMAEGANVDVLVWSNDRCIRWIQSIGLKEYANSLLESGVHGALIALDESFDANSFALQLQIPTQNIQARQVLEMEFANLLTVGTERRLDETNSMKS; encoded by the exons GAATTCTCTCAGCTGACGAAAGAACTGACGACAGCCCGAGAAAGCATCCtcgagaaggaggaggagatcTCGGAGCTCAAGGCTGAGCGCAACAACACGAGG CTCCTGCTGGAACACCTGGAATGCCTGGTATCGAGGCACGAGAGATCGCTGAGGATGACCGTGGTGAAACGTCAGGCAGCCGCGCAATCGGGAGTCTCCTCCGAAGTCGAAGTGCTCAAAGCCCTCAAGAGCCTCTTTGAGCATCACAAAGCTTTGGACGAGAAG GTGCGCGAAAGATTGCGCGTCGCTCTCGAGAGGAACACGAGTCTGGAGGAGGAACTCGCCCATACCAAAGAAGAG CTTCAGCAGTACAAGGTGAGCGGCCATGCGCCGAAATCCCTGGACGATCGACCTAAGGAAAACGGCCAGGCGGAAGACAGCaaccaacagcagcagcaacagcagcagaatAAG CCGAGTCCAGCCGAGCATCAGACGACGCCGAGCACGGCTTACCAGCAGCAGAATCAGCATGAGGCACAAAGGGACGCGCCGTCCAGCCGACTGAGCAACGGTGCGCTGGACCCGAGTGACCAGGACTCGGCCGCCAGGGTAATTGAGTTACAGGccagcctcgacaagcag AGCGTAGAGCTGAGCACATGGCAACGTCGAGTAGCAGAAATGAGCAGCCGAGTGGCCGAGCTCGAGGAGACGCTGTCCAAGACGCAGAAGGACTTCCTCAAGGCACAAGACGCAAATGTCAAGCTGCAACGCGACCTGCGCGAAAATCTCGCCCAAAAAGAGGACCAAGAGCAGAGGATAGCTACCCTCGAGAAGCGCTCTCTCAACGCACAGCGCGAGGCCATCAGTCTCCATGACCTCAAAGAGAAGCTCGAGCAGGAATTACAGCACAAGACGGCTCAGCTCAAG TTCCAAGAGGAGAAAATAGCAGCTCTTCAGGCGAAACTGGAGCTCACCGAGCAAGAGCTGCAGCAGTTCGCCAAACTGCCCGAGATGGAAGAGCAGCTGAAGCAGAGGATGGAGGCTCTGACGCAGGTGAGGAGGCCCAACCAG CAGGCTCAAGAGAGACACGGAAGTGCGGAGGACCGAATCCAGAGGCTGGAGACGCAGCTGGAGGAGAAGACTGCCGAGGTCATCCGGCTCAATCAGAGACTAAAGATGAACGAGGAACACAACACTAGGCTCAGCTCGACCGTCGATAAACTTCTTTCCG AATCCAACGAGAGGTTACAAGTCCATCTGAAGGAGCGCATGCACGCATTGGAGGAGAAGAACGCTCTGACGCAGGAGCTGGAGAAGATGCGCAAGGTCGCGGAGGACCTGCAGAACGAGAAGGCCGAGATAATGAAGGAGTTGGGCAAGGCGCGACTCGAGATCGACAACGTCAAGCGCCAGATGCTCCAACAAGAGATCGCCTTCAACATCCAGCAGACTGACGCATTGACGAGAAGCCTCTCACCCAATGCCGTCGATCCGGGCTCGTTCTCGCGTAGTGCCAGCCACAGCAGCTTCGACACGCACTCGTTGCCTCGACGGGCCGCCAAAAGGATGGAAGAAGAGTCCAAG CGGTATACCGAAAGCTTTGGAATGTCGCCACCAGATCACATTGCACTG GGCTACATCGCGCGGACTCTTGCGGAGCAAGAGTGGGAAAAACTGCAACAGGCTCATGTCCTGGCGAACGTGCAGCAGGCGTTCGACGTGTCGAGCGATGCCGAGGGTGATGGTGACAACGAGAGTCTGCTCAGCTGCGCCGCCGACGTCATGAGCCCAACTGGGCACACGGATGCTCAGGCTCTTGCCCTTATGCTTCAGGAGCAGCTTGACGCCATCAACAATGAGATCAGGCTTATTCAG GAGGAAAAGCAAAGTACAGAGGCGCGAGCGGAAGAGCTGGAGTCAAGGGTGGGTAGTTTGGAACATATGAATTTATTAGCACGAGGCCGAAGTCTCGAACGTGCTTCTCCTCCACTTAGTGGCAGATCCACCCCAAAATCACATCACAGCCCCAACCGAGACTACTTGCACAAGTACCATACT GCACCAGCGTCAATGTCCCCAGCACATCTTCATCAATACGCCGCGTCTTTGGCTAGTCCGGGTCAACTCTCCGAGTCACTTCCTGCGAGCCAG TTGCAGCTCTCCGGCGAGGAGCTCCACTCGGTCTCGGAGAGGGACAGCACGGGCGGCATGGGCAGCGGTGGAAGCGAGGCGGCCTCGCCCCTCACGGCGAGGTCCCTCAGGCTCGAGCGCGTCGTCCAGCAGCTGACCAACAGTCAGGAAGAGCTCAGAAG CCAGGACAGCCTGCACAAGAACAACCTGGCCTGCGGCCTTCCTCTTGGACAGTTCGCCGGTTCCCATCAGTTCCACATGCAGGCGACCATGAGTCCAGCCACGGCGGCAGCCGTTGCCGCGGCTCAGAAGAAGAAGGGTATCAAGAGCAGCCTCGGCAGGTTCTTCAGCAAGAAGGAGAAG ATCAAGGGCAAGGATATGTCAATGCCTGGTGATATGGGCATGGGAGTCAGTACACCCGACCCCGATTACGGCGAAATCGCAGCAGGTTCAGTAGCTGGAACGCTCTGTAACAAGGGCGATTTCGATCgtagaaaaaagaagag TATGCTCGACACGTCGAGGCACGAGCTGCTGACGGAGGCGATGAAAGCCGGAACGCCGTTCGCTCTGTGGAACGGGCCAACGATAGTCGCCTGGTTGGAGCTCTGGGTGGGAATGCCTGCCTGGTACGTTGCCGCCTGTCGGGCCAACGTTAAGAGCGGTGCTATTATGAGTGCGCTCAGTGATACCGAGATCCAACGCGAGATTGGCATTAG CAATCCATTGCATCGACTGAAATTGAGGCTGGCAATCCAGGAGATGGTCTCGCTGACGAGTCCCTCCGCCCCTAAAACGTCTCGGTCGACTCTGGCTTTCGGCGATATGAACCACGAGTGGATAGGCAATGTTTGGCTGCCGAGCCTTGGTTTACCGCAGTACCGGTCTACTTTCATGGAGTGCCTTGTAGACGCCAGAATGTTGGACCATCTCACCAAGAAAGACCTTCGAGGTCAACTTCGAATGGTGGATAATTTTCATAG AACGAGTTTGCAATACGGTATTTCCTGCCTAAAAAGATTAAATTACGATAGGCAACAATTAGAAGATAGAAGACGAATGGCTGAGGGTGCAAATGTCGATGTACTCGTCTGGAGTAACGACCGATGCATCAGATGGATACAATCAATAGGTTTGAAG GAATATGCAAATAGCCTTCTTGAATCTGGAGTTCACGGTGCCCTTATCGCTCTAGACGAAAGTTTTGATGCTAACAGTTTTGCATTGCAGCTGCAGATACCAACGCAAAATATACAG GCAAGACAAGTTCTGGAGATGGAATTCGCAAATTTATTAACGGTAGGGACCGAAAGGCGACTTGACGAGACTAACAGTATGAAATCTTGA